A region from the Sandaracinus amylolyticus genome encodes:
- a CDS encoding PD-(D/E)XK nuclease-like domain-containing protein produces MSAVDYASIDAVNWSTLVHLATSAKLLEWRRDHPREDTRALRIGTLIHCAVLEPELWATRFIVEPDFGDGRTKAAKEARAAWRASIDADAVIIDADEHALVSRCAEAALAHPAVRDLLRGGHGEEVLTWHDEATGIACKGRLDYVAPAYVVDLKSTRAETLDQLAREVAARLYHGQLAFYLDGAVAARRLHPLSSQVFVVAIQTVEPFDVIPARIQVADLERGRALYRSLLRRYAECRAADWWPGLAPGVVDLPLPAWTPSGEPEQTGDDW; encoded by the coding sequence CGACTACGCATCGATCGACGCGGTGAACTGGTCGACGCTCGTGCACCTCGCGACCTCCGCGAAGCTGCTCGAGTGGCGCCGCGATCACCCGCGCGAGGACACGCGCGCGCTCCGCATCGGGACGCTCATCCACTGCGCCGTGCTCGAGCCCGAGCTCTGGGCGACCCGCTTCATCGTCGAGCCCGACTTCGGAGACGGCCGCACGAAGGCAGCGAAGGAAGCCCGGGCCGCGTGGCGCGCGTCGATCGATGCCGACGCGGTGATCATCGACGCCGACGAGCACGCGCTCGTGTCGCGCTGCGCCGAGGCTGCGCTCGCGCATCCGGCCGTTCGCGATCTGCTCCGCGGAGGGCACGGCGAAGAGGTGCTCACGTGGCACGACGAGGCGACCGGCATCGCGTGCAAAGGGCGACTCGACTACGTCGCGCCCGCGTACGTCGTCGATCTGAAGAGCACGCGCGCCGAGACCCTCGATCAGCTCGCGCGCGAAGTCGCGGCGCGCCTCTACCACGGGCAGCTCGCGTTCTACCTCGACGGCGCCGTCGCTGCGCGCCGACTGCACCCGCTCTCGTCGCAGGTCTTCGTCGTCGCGATCCAGACGGTCGAGCCGTTCGACGTGATCCCCGCGCGCATCCAGGTCGCCGACCTCGAGCGCGGCCGCGCGCTCTACCGCTCGCTCCTGCGCCGCTACGCGGAGTGCCGTGCGGCCGACTGGTGGCCCGGGCTCGCGCCCGGCGTCGTCGACCTGCCCCTTCCTGCATGGACCCCCTCGGGCGAGCCCGAGCAGACCGGAGACGACTGGTGA